The genomic window GACTCTCGTCTCCCCCGACGGTCGATCCGGGATAGACGACGTACTGCGCCGGGGCCGTGCGAGCTGACGCCGTGAACAACGCAGCCGCCAGACTGAGCGCCAGGACGAAACGGGACATGGGATAGCTCCGCTGGGTTGGCGATCGCCTCCTTTCCGGAGGCTCGCCAGGGGATCTCGTGGTCACTTGTCACGTCCAGGGTGCTGGCGCCGGGCTCCACCGGGAGCACGGCGAGGATTCTCTCGGGATTCGCCCGGCCTCCCTCGGACGGGAACCGGGGAAAGTGGAACGACGCCGCGATCGGCCCGCCGGGACAACCTCTCCCGCCGCGGGAGAGGAAACCCGGCAGGGCAGGCCGTGTCCGACTCCGACGGATAAGGGGTACCGAGCGGTCCCCGCCCTGCGCCTTTGCGGAAGTGCCTAGCCGCCGATTGCCTTACAGGCAAGAATCATCCAAAAGGGCATGCGGCGGACAGACCGCGGCAACTTCATGACGGTTTTCTCGAGGAGGCGGTCGGCGGCATGAGATTCCTTCCCAGGGCCAGAGCGATTCCCGTGCTGGCGACGCTCGTGCTCGTCCTCGCGGCCGGCGTGGTCGTGCCGGTCCTGGCCCAGGTCGGCCTGCTGCCCGGCCTCCGCGCCGGGCGCATCCCGCCCATCGCCTACGTCGCGCCTGGGATCCTGGTCGCGGCCGGATTGGCGGCCACTCTCCTCGTCCGCGGGCGGATCGGCGTCGGACGCCGGGCGGAGGGGGCGGGTCCCGAGCCCGCACCCGACTCCGTGGCCGCGGCGGCGGCCCGGCAGGCCCGCCGCGCGGGGGAGTTCGTCGAGCGTGTCCGCGACCCGGCCCGCCGCGAGGAGCTCGGGAAGGAGCTGCAGCGGATCGAGTCCGCCCGCGAGGACGAGGTCAGCACGCTGGACGTCGTCATCTTCGGCACGGTCTCGGCGGGCAAGACCTCGCTGATCAACGCCCTGATGGGCCGGAAGGTCGGCGCGACCGAGGCCGTCATGGGGACGACGAGGGCGGGGGAGACGCAGACTTACGAGCTGAAGTCCGTCGAGGCCGTCGTGCGGCTGACCGACACGCCGGGCATGTCCGAGGCCGGCGAGGAGGGCATGGGACGCGAGGCGCTCGCCCGGGGGCTGGCCGTCCGGGCCGACCTTCTCCTCTTCGTCGTCGACCACGACCTGGTCCGCAGCGAGTATGCCCCGCTGATCGAGCTGGCGAGGCTGGGCAAGCGTTCGATCGTCGTCCTCAACAAGAAGGACCGCTTCCCGGACGAGGACCTCGCCGCGATCCGGGAGCGTCTCCGGCAGCGGCTCGCGGGCGTGATCGAGCCGGCCGACATCGTCGCCGTCGCCGCCGACCCCCGCCCGATCCCCGTCCGCGTCCAGCGCCCGGACGGCGGCTTCGATACGGTCCTGGAGCCGGAGTCGCCGGACATCGAGCCCCTGCGGCGGCGGATCGCCGAGGTCCTCCGCCGCGACGGGAGGCTGCTGCACGCGACGAACCTCCTGGTCCGGGGCAAGGTGCTGGAGCAGGAGGCCCAGGAGCAGATCGACCGCGAGCGGGAACGCCAGGCGGAGGCCGTGATCGAACGCTACCAGTGGATCACCGCCGGCACCGTCTTCGCCAATCCGGTCCCGGCGCTCGACGTCCTCGCCGGGAGTGCCGTCCAGCTCGACATGATCGCGGACCTGGGCCGGGTCTACGGCATGGAGCTCTCCATGCCGCAGATCCGCAACCTCGCCGGCCAGATGGGCCAGGAGATCCTGAGGCTCGGCCTCATCGAGACGGCGACGTCGCTCATCGCCGGCGTGTTCAAGCGGTCGTTCGTCGGCTTCGCGGCCGGCGGCGCGGTCCAGGCCGCCACGATGGGATACCTCACCCGGGTGGCCGGCAGGGCGTTCCACGACTACTTCCGCCGGGGTCGGGCCTGGGGGCCGGAAGGGGTCAAGGGCGTGGTCCTGCGACAGTTCCAGCAGACCAGCCGCGCCGAGTTCCTCCAGGACTTCGCGTCGCAGGTCGTCCATCGCGTCCTCCAGAAGCTGCTGCCGATCCCGATCCCGGGCTCCAACACCGCGGTGACGGGCGGGAAGGAGCCGCGATGAACGCGTTCAAGGACGAGGACGAAGGGATCCGGGGCA from Aquisphaera giovannonii includes these protein-coding regions:
- a CDS encoding YcjF family protein, with the protein product MRFLPRARAIPVLATLVLVLAAGVVVPVLAQVGLLPGLRAGRIPPIAYVAPGILVAAGLAATLLVRGRIGVGRRAEGAGPEPAPDSVAAAAARQARRAGEFVERVRDPARREELGKELQRIESAREDEVSTLDVVIFGTVSAGKTSLINALMGRKVGATEAVMGTTRAGETQTYELKSVEAVVRLTDTPGMSEAGEEGMGREALARGLAVRADLLLFVVDHDLVRSEYAPLIELARLGKRSIVVLNKKDRFPDEDLAAIRERLRQRLAGVIEPADIVAVAADPRPIPVRVQRPDGGFDTVLEPESPDIEPLRRRIAEVLRRDGRLLHATNLLVRGKVLEQEAQEQIDRERERQAEAVIERYQWITAGTVFANPVPALDVLAGSAVQLDMIADLGRVYGMELSMPQIRNLAGQMGQEILRLGLIETATSLIAGVFKRSFVGFAAGGAVQAATMGYLTRVAGRAFHDYFRRGRAWGPEGVKGVVLRQFQQTSRAEFLQDFASQVVHRVLQKLLPIPIPGSNTAVTGGKEPR